From a region of the Pseudoclavibacter endophyticus genome:
- a CDS encoding YceI family protein produces MTNAAEIDGWTAGTWTIDPTHSEVGFQARHLGISKVKGTFDRFSGTITTGESLEDSRVEATVEVASVNTNQEQRDQHLRASDFFLADEHPTFTFTSTGVTVNGDDITVVGDLTLRGVTKPIDFAVDFGGITVDGYGTKKLGLEAETTINRHDFGVSWNAPTEAGGLTLGDNVKITLDLQANLDA; encoded by the coding sequence ATGACCAACGCCGCTGAGATCGACGGCTGGACCGCCGGCACCTGGACCATCGACCCCACCCACTCGGAGGTCGGCTTTCAGGCGCGCCACCTCGGCATCTCGAAGGTGAAGGGAACGTTCGACCGCTTCTCGGGCACCATCACGACCGGCGAGTCGCTGGAAGACTCGCGCGTCGAGGCCACCGTCGAGGTCGCCTCGGTGAACACCAATCAGGAGCAGCGCGACCAGCACCTCCGCGCGAGCGACTTCTTCCTCGCCGACGAGCACCCCACCTTCACCTTCACGTCGACCGGCGTGACCGTGAACGGCGACGACATCACGGTCGTCGGCGACCTCACGCTCCGCGGCGTCACGAAGCCGATCGACTTCGCGGTCGACTTCGGCGGCATCACCGTTGACGGCTACGGCACCAAGAAGCTCGGCCTCGAGGCCGAGACCACGATCAACCGCCACGACTTCGGCGTCTCATGGAACGCCCCGACCGAGGCCGGCGGCCTCACGCTTGGCGACAACGTGAAGATCACGCTCGACCTGCAGGCGAACCTCGACGCGTAG
- a CDS encoding HhH-GPD-type base excision DNA repair protein yields the protein MTRDLHLTGDDAADRLLSDDDFALLTGMLLDQQVAMEVAFAGPAKLRDRLGSFDAATVASMDPEAFLASFAEKPAVHRFPGSMAKRVQQLASAVVDDWGGDAGNLWREGDPDGPEVLRRLKALPGFGEQKARIFLALLGKQGGFTGDGWEAAAAPYGEAGSKRSVADIVDAESLVEVRAAKKAAKAAAKATKA from the coding sequence ATGACGCGCGACCTGCACCTGACCGGCGATGACGCCGCAGACCGTCTGCTCTCCGATGACGACTTCGCCCTGCTCACCGGCATGCTGCTCGACCAGCAGGTGGCGATGGAGGTCGCGTTCGCTGGACCGGCGAAGCTCCGCGACCGGCTCGGCTCGTTCGACGCCGCGACCGTCGCATCGATGGACCCCGAAGCGTTCCTCGCCTCCTTCGCCGAGAAGCCTGCCGTGCACCGGTTCCCCGGGTCGATGGCGAAGCGCGTGCAGCAGCTCGCGAGCGCCGTCGTCGACGATTGGGGCGGCGATGCGGGCAACCTTTGGCGCGAGGGCGACCCGGACGGGCCCGAGGTGCTGCGCCGCCTGAAGGCGCTCCCCGGCTTCGGCGAGCAGAAGGCGCGCATCTTCCTCGCGCTGCTCGGCAAGCAGGGCGGTTTCACGGGCGACGGCTGGGAGGCGGCCGCCGCTCCCTACGGGGAAGCCGGCTCGAAGCGGTCGGTCGCCGACATCGTCGACGCCGAATCGCTCGTCGAGGTCCGCGCCGCCAAGAAGGCTGCCAAGGCCGCGGCGAAGGCGACGAAGGCCTAA
- a CDS encoding amidase has protein sequence MLTPFSPALDISAAVRRRDVSPVEVTQLYLDRIDRFDDDLGAIVWIDAEASLAEARRAEQAVMDGDELGPLHGVPFPVKDLHAAAGQPLFMGSLGVRERVQVENEPGVGLLRAAGATLLGRSHAPEAGTMCVTETSRFGTARNPWDLSRSPGGSSGGAAAAVAAGLAPFAHASDGGGSVRGPASACGLVGLKPSRGRVSTRHAGWEHAATEGVETRTIADTATILDVMSVFEPRAMYNAPAPGGTFAEAAASGANGAVPKLRIGLVTEAPGGLPVDEACIAAATSAAKLLADLGHEVVPFALRTYSAEAVTGYITHIMDAAVATIPFDDPEAIEPYLKVRRARALEASAADYVASAMRIQDESWHIVSQFGRDIDIVLSPTMARPPAPAGELVAEANAQPHEMRLREAQMVAFTSWVNLAGLPAISLPLHTASDGLPIGVQLVGGPWGEATLLALAASIEQAVPWAGIVPPAFAVHAEPAQP, from the coding sequence TTGCTCACACCGTTCAGTCCTGCTCTCGACATCTCCGCCGCCGTCCGGCGTCGCGACGTGAGCCCCGTCGAGGTCACGCAGTTGTATCTCGACCGCATCGATCGGTTCGACGACGACCTCGGCGCGATCGTCTGGATCGACGCGGAGGCCTCGCTCGCCGAGGCGCGTCGGGCGGAGCAGGCGGTCATGGACGGCGACGAGCTCGGCCCCCTGCACGGCGTGCCGTTCCCGGTGAAGGACCTGCATGCGGCGGCCGGCCAGCCGCTGTTCATGGGGTCGCTCGGCGTGCGCGAGCGCGTGCAAGTCGAGAACGAGCCGGGCGTTGGACTGCTGCGGGCCGCGGGCGCAACACTCCTCGGTCGCTCGCATGCGCCCGAAGCGGGCACCATGTGCGTCACGGAGACGAGCCGCTTCGGCACTGCCCGCAACCCGTGGGACCTCTCGCGCTCGCCGGGCGGATCGAGCGGGGGTGCCGCGGCCGCGGTCGCTGCCGGGCTGGCCCCGTTCGCGCACGCGTCAGACGGCGGCGGGTCGGTGCGCGGCCCGGCCTCGGCGTGCGGCCTTGTCGGGCTCAAACCTTCACGCGGTCGCGTCTCGACACGACACGCGGGCTGGGAGCACGCCGCGACCGAGGGCGTCGAGACGCGAACGATCGCCGACACCGCCACGATCCTCGACGTCATGAGCGTCTTCGAGCCGCGTGCCATGTACAACGCTCCCGCGCCGGGAGGGACCTTCGCCGAGGCGGCAGCATCGGGCGCGAACGGTGCCGTTCCGAAGCTGCGCATCGGCCTCGTTACTGAGGCGCCTGGCGGCCTCCCGGTCGACGAAGCGTGCATCGCGGCCGCGACCAGCGCCGCAAAACTGCTCGCCGACCTCGGACACGAGGTGGTGCCCTTCGCGCTTCGCACCTACAGCGCGGAGGCCGTGACCGGGTACATCACCCACATCATGGATGCGGCGGTCGCCACGATCCCGTTCGACGACCCCGAGGCGATCGAGCCGTACCTCAAGGTGCGTCGCGCCCGCGCGCTCGAGGCATCGGCAGCCGACTATGTCGCGAGCGCGATGCGCATCCAGGACGAGAGCTGGCACATCGTTTCCCAGTTCGGCCGCGACATCGATATCGTCCTCAGCCCCACGATGGCGCGTCCTCCTGCCCCGGCAGGGGAGCTCGTCGCGGAGGCCAACGCGCAGCCGCACGAGATGCGTCTGCGCGAAGCCCAGATGGTCGCGTTCACGAGCTGGGTGAACCTCGCGGGCTTGCCCGCGATCTCGCTGCCCCTGCACACGGCGAGCGACGGCCTGCCCATCGGGGTGCAGCTCGTCGGCGGCCCGTGGGGTGAGGCGACACTGCTCGCACTCGCTGCGTCGATCGAGCAGGCGGTGCCGTGGGCGGGCATCGTTCCGCCCGCCTTCGCGGTGCATGCCGAGCCCGCGCAGCCATGA
- a CDS encoding branched-chain amino acid ABC transporter permease: MIEFLFSVLTQLGLYGLLALSLSLVFGASRVVNLAVGDFAAIGAFVVYATAGLPFGVSVLVAIVVSIPLLVAIERGLLARVLHSPLATLLITWGVGMLIRQTCEVIWGATPSSIAAPVEGSIEVFGITYPAYRLVVGVVAVLICVGVLAAIYGTRIGLRIRAVSDNSPMASLLGVPPAATRTLVFVIAGMLAVLAGALYAPILGVYPSLGFNLLLPAFVALLLAQPGSFRGAAIAALLVVVVQIVLRRFFPDTVADTIFFAAVLIVISVRSLPLIGKARSWFTRLFTAHAPSSAPSASSPRA, translated from the coding sequence ATGATCGAATTCCTGTTCTCCGTCCTCACGCAGCTCGGGCTGTACGGACTCCTCGCTCTCTCGCTCTCCCTCGTGTTCGGCGCGAGCCGGGTGGTGAACCTCGCCGTCGGCGACTTCGCGGCGATCGGCGCCTTCGTCGTGTATGCGACGGCCGGTTTGCCGTTCGGTGTGAGCGTGCTCGTGGCGATCGTCGTGTCGATTCCGCTGCTCGTCGCGATCGAGCGCGGCCTGCTTGCGCGGGTGCTGCACAGCCCCCTCGCAACGCTCCTGATCACCTGGGGCGTTGGCATGCTCATTCGCCAGACGTGCGAGGTGATCTGGGGAGCGACCCCGAGTTCGATCGCCGCACCGGTCGAGGGCAGCATCGAGGTCTTCGGAATCACCTACCCCGCGTACCGGCTTGTGGTGGGTGTCGTCGCGGTGCTGATCTGCGTCGGCGTGCTGGCCGCGATCTACGGAACGCGAATCGGGTTGCGCATCCGCGCCGTTTCAGACAATTCGCCCATGGCCTCGCTCCTGGGCGTCCCGCCCGCGGCGACCCGCACGCTCGTGTTCGTCATCGCCGGCATGCTGGCCGTGCTCGCGGGTGCCCTCTACGCGCCGATCCTCGGGGTGTACCCGTCGCTCGGCTTCAACCTGCTGCTGCCGGCCTTCGTGGCGCTGCTGCTGGCGCAGCCGGGGTCGTTCCGGGGCGCCGCCATTGCCGCTCTCCTCGTCGTCGTCGTGCAGATCGTGCTGCGGCGATTCTTCCCCGACACGGTTGCCGACACGATCTTTTTCGCCGCCGTCCTCATCGTCATCAGCGTCCGCTCCCTCCCCCTCATCGGAAAGGCACGATCATGGTTCACTCGCCTGTTCACCGCCCACGCACCCTCGTCCGCGCCATCGGCATCGTCGCCGCGTGCGTGA
- a CDS encoding ABC transporter substrate-binding protein yields MVHSPVHRPRTLVRAIGIVAACVMTASLAACGSSIGPAAEGGDSGALKVGVVVPATGVTSSAGLALQAGVEIAIETINDEGGVNGQPIEYEVEDDRGDPATTTQIANRLASDPDISLMVGTITGDTAQAAASVADAEGLPFATAILGDPSVCSDYAWSFGESIRQMLEPLVPELLEKYGTRVALVGSDYVFPRDYSAAAREIVADAGGEIVAEEYSPMGTTDFESTIGRLAAGEPDVILSMVVGADAIAFTQQAAAFGLLTPEIGFEGAPTDADYYPALTTLVEGREKAVRWTDAFDDPESQAFVEAYRERTGSDAPIPEVAANAYFAMRFIAAAANDAGVTDREGINEAIGSFSYDSPLGDGTHFDGDRNILQANIFTAMIQPGGVYEIVEDHGIIPDTGAPC; encoded by the coding sequence ATGGTTCACTCGCCTGTTCACCGCCCACGCACCCTCGTCCGCGCCATCGGCATCGTCGCCGCGTGCGTGATGACCGCTTCGCTCGCCGCCTGCGGATCGAGCATCGGGCCCGCCGCAGAGGGCGGTGACTCGGGCGCACTCAAGGTCGGCGTCGTCGTTCCCGCGACGGGCGTCACCTCATCGGCCGGCCTTGCGCTCCAGGCCGGCGTTGAGATCGCCATCGAGACGATCAACGATGAGGGCGGTGTCAACGGTCAGCCAATTGAGTACGAGGTCGAAGACGACCGCGGCGACCCCGCCACGACGACCCAGATCGCAAACCGGCTCGCGAGCGACCCCGACATCTCGCTCATGGTCGGCACGATCACCGGCGATACCGCCCAGGCAGCCGCGAGCGTCGCGGACGCGGAGGGACTCCCGTTCGCGACGGCGATCCTCGGCGACCCTTCCGTGTGCAGCGACTACGCGTGGAGCTTCGGCGAATCGATCCGCCAGATGCTCGAGCCGCTCGTGCCCGAGCTGCTCGAGAAGTACGGCACTCGGGTGGCGCTCGTCGGCTCCGATTACGTGTTCCCACGCGACTACTCGGCCGCGGCGCGTGAGATCGTCGCAGACGCTGGCGGCGAGATCGTCGCCGAGGAGTACAGCCCAATGGGCACGACCGACTTCGAGTCGACGATCGGACGACTGGCAGCCGGCGAGCCCGATGTCATCCTGTCGATGGTCGTCGGCGCCGATGCCATCGCGTTCACGCAGCAGGCCGCCGCGTTCGGGCTGCTCACCCCCGAGATCGGCTTCGAGGGCGCCCCCACCGACGCCGACTACTACCCAGCGCTCACGACGCTCGTGGAGGGCCGCGAAAAGGCGGTCCGGTGGACCGACGCGTTCGACGACCCCGAGAGCCAGGCCTTCGTCGAGGCCTACCGCGAGCGCACCGGCAGCGACGCCCCGATCCCCGAGGTGGCCGCGAATGCGTACTTCGCGATGCGATTCATCGCGGCGGCCGCGAATGACGCCGGCGTAACCGACCGCGAGGGGATCAACGAGGCGATCGGCTCGTTCAGCTATGACTCGCCGCTCGGCGACGGCACGCACTTCGACGGCGACCGGAACATCCTGCAGGCGAACATCTTCACGGCGATGATCCAGCCCGGCGGCGTGTACGAGATCGTTGAGGACCACGGCATCATTCCCGACACGGGGGCGCCGTGCTAG
- a CDS encoding branched-chain amino acid ABC transporter ATP-binding protein/permease translates to MLAGTSEAASPGTAPGEAASPGGRARRDARLGRLGVAGAAAAVVALLVLPFGVNPVALSIVTLGLVYGLFTYGLDLSWGRVGLISVGQAAFFGLGAYGVAIAERFGVSIVLGAVAGVLLAAGIGALVAALSLQVRGEKAVPLFILFTLAVSQLLTRAATSMPETTGGSNGSTVERLPVVGGYYLVVGVVVVVVLLTNRLVLRGRTGAGQIAVLANAQRAESLGIGPTRVQVLAFTVAAAVSAVAGTLFAQVSGIVTPASLGIALSTSVLAWLAVGGKRGLAGPFLGALVLTVIEQVFGGDLRSLYVFGLAILFIVVVSVAPDGVAGIVRRMLRGGSDMPRLPRMRAVRPRDGATGDAGAAIGERGERGAPGTPEVLLEVRNITQRLGRARILTDVSLTVHRGEIVALIGPNGAGKSTLLAAIAGSIRPERGEIVMNGHEITTLRPAQRARRGLGRMFQVPSVFAELSVADNRRLAATMAGESGPDSKHPGHEDDIAAGELSMAERRNLELDMVLAGPPELVLLDEPAAGLSHDDATSLAGRLRHTSAESGCAMIIVEHDMGLVREVADRVVVLAEGRVIAIGTMDEVAEHDAVRRAYLGGDA, encoded by the coding sequence GTGCTAGCCGGCACGTCCGAGGCCGCCTCGCCCGGCACTGCGCCGGGCGAGGCGGCCTCGCCCGGCGGCCGGGCCCGCCGCGACGCCCGCCTCGGCCGGCTGGGTGTCGCGGGGGCCGCCGCCGCGGTCGTCGCGCTGCTGGTGCTGCCGTTCGGCGTCAACCCGGTCGCCCTCAGCATCGTCACCCTCGGCCTCGTCTACGGCCTGTTCACCTACGGCCTCGACCTGTCGTGGGGACGCGTGGGTCTCATCAGCGTCGGCCAGGCGGCGTTCTTCGGCCTCGGCGCGTACGGCGTCGCGATCGCCGAGCGCTTCGGCGTGAGCATCGTGCTCGGGGCGGTGGCCGGCGTGCTGCTGGCGGCAGGGATCGGTGCGCTCGTCGCGGCGCTGTCGCTGCAGGTGCGCGGTGAGAAGGCCGTTCCCCTCTTCATCCTCTTCACGCTCGCGGTGAGCCAGCTGCTGACCCGAGCCGCGACGTCGATGCCCGAGACGACGGGCGGGTCGAACGGATCGACCGTCGAGCGCCTGCCGGTTGTGGGTGGCTACTACCTCGTCGTCGGCGTCGTGGTCGTCGTCGTGCTGCTCACGAACCGCCTGGTGCTGCGCGGGCGGACGGGCGCGGGCCAGATCGCGGTGCTGGCGAACGCGCAGCGGGCCGAGAGCCTCGGTATCGGCCCGACGCGCGTGCAGGTGCTCGCCTTCACGGTCGCCGCGGCCGTCTCGGCGGTGGCTGGCACGCTGTTCGCCCAGGTTTCGGGCATCGTCACACCGGCCTCGCTCGGCATCGCGCTTTCGACGAGCGTGCTCGCATGGCTCGCGGTCGGCGGCAAGCGCGGCCTCGCGGGTCCCTTCCTCGGCGCCCTCGTGCTGACCGTCATCGAGCAGGTCTTCGGCGGCGACCTGCGCAGCCTCTACGTCTTCGGGCTTGCGATCCTGTTCATCGTGGTCGTGTCGGTCGCGCCCGATGGCGTGGCCGGCATCGTTCGCCGGATGCTGCGCGGCGGCAGTGACATGCCTCGCCTACCGAGGATGCGTGCGGTGCGCCCGCGGGACGGCGCCACGGGCGACGCGGGCGCGGCGATCGGCGAGCGCGGCGAACGCGGCGCGCCCGGTACGCCAGAGGTGCTCCTCGAAGTCCGGAATATCACCCAGCGGCTCGGCCGCGCGCGCATCCTCACCGATGTTTCGCTCACCGTGCACCGCGGTGAGATCGTCGCCCTCATCGGGCCGAACGGGGCCGGGAAGTCGACCCTCCTCGCGGCGATCGCGGGGAGCATCCGTCCCGAGCGCGGCGAGATCGTCATGAACGGGCACGAGATCACGACGCTGCGGCCGGCGCAGCGCGCGAGGCGCGGCCTCGGGCGGATGTTCCAGGTGCCGAGCGTGTTCGCCGAGCTGAGCGTCGCCGACAACCGCCGCCTCGCCGCGACGATGGCGGGGGAGTCCGGGCCCGACTCGAAGCATCCGGGGCACGAGGATGACATCGCGGCCGGCGAGCTCTCGATGGCCGAGCGTCGCAACCTCGAGCTCGACATGGTGCTCGCGGGTCCACCGGAGCTCGTGCTGCTCGACGAGCCGGCCGCCGGTCTCTCGCACGACGACGCCACCTCGCTCGCGGGGCGTCTGCGTCATACGAGCGCCGAGAGCGGCTGCGCCATGATCATCGTCGAGCATGACATGGGGCTCGTGCGCGAGGTGGCCGACAGGGTGGTCGTGCTCGCGGAGGGGCGCGTCATCGCGATCGGCACCATGGACGAGGTGGCCGAGCACGACGCCGTGCGGCGCGCGTATCTCGGGGGTGACGCATGA
- a CDS encoding ABC transporter ATP-binding protein, producing the protein MVGGVDLEVNSGEVVGVLGRNGMGKSSLLGAIFGLVDRPGGSVEIGGTRIPARKPVAASRAGASFLPEDRGVFPSLTVAENLALAKRRGAMPFEPTEVFPMLGERARQAAGSLSGGQKQQLGVARTVLSATSLLAIDELTHGLQPSMVVETFRLLRRVADSGLGVLVIDQNPELITRHCDRVLVMEGGRVALEATVGDDTLDRVRGILALG; encoded by the coding sequence GTGGTCGGCGGCGTCGATCTCGAGGTCAACTCGGGCGAGGTCGTCGGCGTGCTCGGCCGCAACGGCATGGGCAAATCGAGTCTGCTCGGCGCGATCTTCGGCCTCGTCGACCGGCCGGGAGGCTCGGTCGAGATCGGTGGCACGCGGATCCCGGCTCGCAAGCCGGTCGCGGCGTCGCGGGCAGGCGCGTCGTTCCTGCCGGAAGACCGCGGCGTGTTCCCGTCGCTGACCGTGGCGGAGAACCTCGCGCTCGCGAAGCGTCGCGGGGCGATGCCGTTCGAGCCGACCGAGGTCTTTCCCATGCTCGGCGAGCGGGCGCGGCAGGCGGCGGGCAGCCTCTCCGGCGGCCAGAAGCAGCAGCTCGGGGTGGCCCGTACCGTCCTGTCGGCGACGAGCCTCCTCGCAATCGACGAGCTCACGCACGGGCTGCAACCGAGCATGGTGGTCGAGACGTTCCGTCTGCTGCGTCGCGTCGCCGACTCGGGGCTCGGTGTTCTCGTCATCGACCAGAACCCCGAACTGATCACCAGGCACTGCGACCGCGTGCTCGTGATGGAGGGCGGCCGCGTCGCCCTCGAGGCGACGGTTGGCGACGACACCCTCGACCGCGTTCGAGGAATCTTGGCGCTCGGCTAG
- a CDS encoding helix-turn-helix domain-containing protein has protein sequence MVRGGERMHVTTERGRTIVSGYLRPGAPRATTHAMDAVVVHRSHYEAEMGSWGLGPVRMSAIDDPDSAIVSRHLGFLKEPASTMLVGVLTRGTGHLQTATQSLALRPGSLSLYPSGVPFELRFDSAYRYIVAEVPRDAIGASGDDDQLCGASPEISTMPAAHIATELLGSLPARAGGLRHGSRARLGDLIVNLLRESIDGLAGIDHHAASPSNDDGMLARLLRWIDEHLAEPDLSPGRIAAEHFISVRYLHRLFEANDSTVAQTIRRRRIDRIKADLCSPATGAAPVAAIGARWGIADATQLSRQFRAVEGTTPARWRREQRWAGDETS, from the coding sequence ATGGTTCGGGGAGGTGAGCGGATGCACGTGACGACGGAGCGCGGTCGAACGATCGTGAGCGGCTACTTGCGCCCTGGCGCGCCCCGCGCGACCACGCACGCGATGGACGCCGTGGTCGTGCACCGGTCTCACTACGAGGCCGAGATGGGCTCGTGGGGCCTCGGACCCGTGCGCATGTCGGCGATCGACGACCCAGATTCGGCGATCGTCTCGCGACATCTCGGCTTCCTCAAGGAGCCCGCCTCAACCATGCTCGTCGGCGTGCTGACGCGGGGCACCGGGCACCTGCAGACGGCGACCCAGTCGCTGGCGCTCCGGCCGGGCTCGCTTTCGCTCTACCCGAGCGGCGTGCCGTTCGAACTGCGTTTCGACTCCGCGTACCGCTACATCGTCGCCGAGGTCCCGCGCGATGCGATCGGTGCGTCCGGCGATGACGACCAACTGTGCGGCGCGAGCCCCGAAATCTCCACAATGCCCGCCGCACACATCGCGACCGAATTGCTCGGCTCACTCCCCGCCCGCGCGGGCGGGCTGCGGCACGGCTCGCGTGCGCGGCTCGGCGACCTCATCGTGAACCTGTTGCGCGAGTCGATCGACGGCCTCGCTGGTATCGATCACCACGCCGCTTCTCCCTCGAACGACGATGGCATGCTCGCCCGGCTGCTCCGCTGGATCGACGAGCACCTCGCCGAGCCAGACCTGTCGCCGGGGCGCATCGCAGCCGAGCACTTCATCTCTGTCCGCTACCTCCACCGTCTGTTCGAGGCGAACGATTCCACGGTCGCCCAGACGATCCGGCGCCGCCGTATCGACCGCATCAAGGCGGATCTGTGTTCCCCGGCCACCGGCGCTGCACCGGTCGCGGCGATCGGTGCGCGCTGGGGTATCGCCGACGCAACGCAGCTCAGCCGACAGTTCCGCGCAGTCGAGGGCACGACGCCGGCTCGGTGGCGTCGCGAGCAGCGCTGGGCCGGTGACGAGACGAGCTAG
- a CDS encoding GntR family transcriptional regulator, which translates to MKQSRAGEIRDHIEQAIVTGAFRPGERLDEVKLAAQFEVSRTPIREALRQLIATELVEAQPHRGTFVKDFSVRDMLNMFEVMSELEGMCARLAARRRSDAQLREIEAACETCAANSESGDADAYYYANEQFHLAIYEASGNAFLARTAQSLLLRLRPFRRLQLRVPGRMRSSTTEHGAIVEAIRAGDSASAEQLIEEHVSVQGDRFGDFVAALGDSVGRP; encoded by the coding sequence ATGAAGCAGAGCCGGGCGGGCGAGATCCGCGACCACATCGAGCAGGCCATCGTGACCGGCGCGTTCAGGCCCGGTGAGCGCCTCGACGAGGTGAAGCTCGCAGCCCAGTTCGAGGTGTCGCGCACGCCGATTCGCGAGGCGCTGCGCCAGCTCATCGCGACGGAACTCGTCGAGGCGCAGCCGCACCGCGGGACCTTCGTCAAGGACTTCTCGGTGCGCGACATGCTCAACATGTTCGAGGTCATGTCGGAGCTCGAGGGCATGTGCGCGCGCCTCGCCGCGCGACGACGGTCGGACGCGCAGCTTCGCGAGATCGAAGCCGCCTGCGAGACGTGCGCCGCCAACAGCGAATCGGGTGACGCCGATGCGTACTACTACGCCAACGAGCAGTTTCACCTTGCGATCTATGAGGCCAGCGGCAACGCGTTCCTTGCGCGGACGGCCCAGAGCCTGCTGCTGCGGCTCAGGCCGTTCCGCCGGCTGCAGCTGCGCGTTCCGGGGCGCATGCGCAGCTCGACGACCGAGCACGGGGCCATCGTCGAAGCGATCCGCGCGGGCGATTCGGCGTCCGCCGAGCAGCTCATCGAGGAGCACGTGTCGGTGCAGGGCGACCGCTTCGGCGATTTCGTCGCGGCGCTCGGGGACTCGGTGGGACGACCGTGA
- a CDS encoding NAD(P)/FAD-dependent oxidoreductase, whose product MSGEGGASGAGGPDEVFDVIVVGAGVAGLTAAAATARGGARTLLLDRLGVGGQVSTVENVANAPGFDEPIAGYDLGVELLEVAESAGAEVALDEVEAIEAAGPAAIDEAVVNGGGFVVRAAARSLGARAIVIATGSTRRALGLVGEAELEGRGISHCASCDGPFFRERRVVVVGGGDSAYDEALVLAEHAADVLVVHTGPEPTARATAVENLRARPNARELPNATVTAVRGTERVESVTISRHDTGQEVDQAADGLFVYIGLQPNSRPIAGLVDLDRDGRVVVDAGLQTSRQGAFAAGDVRSGTAAMLAESATDGESAAASALEFLRAPR is encoded by the coding sequence ATGAGCGGGGAGGGCGGCGCGAGCGGCGCCGGTGGACCGGACGAGGTCTTCGATGTGATCGTGGTCGGGGCGGGGGTGGCGGGGCTGACGGCCGCGGCCGCCACCGCGCGCGGTGGAGCGCGCACCCTGCTCCTCGACCGGCTTGGGGTCGGCGGCCAGGTCAGCACGGTCGAGAACGTTGCCAATGCGCCCGGCTTCGACGAGCCGATCGCTGGCTATGACCTCGGCGTGGAGCTGCTCGAGGTGGCCGAGAGTGCCGGGGCAGAGGTCGCGCTCGACGAGGTCGAGGCGATCGAAGCGGCGGGGCCCGCCGCGATCGACGAGGCGGTCGTGAACGGCGGCGGGTTTGTCGTCCGCGCGGCCGCTCGCTCGCTCGGGGCACGCGCCATCGTCATCGCGACGGGCTCGACGCGCCGCGCCCTCGGACTCGTGGGCGAGGCTGAGCTCGAGGGGCGCGGGATCTCGCACTGCGCATCCTGCGACGGCCCGTTCTTCCGGGAGAGGCGTGTGGTCGTCGTCGGAGGCGGCGACTCGGCCTACGACGAGGCCCTCGTGCTCGCCGAGCATGCGGCTGACGTCCTCGTCGTGCACACCGGTCCGGAGCCGACGGCGAGGGCGACGGCCGTCGAGAACCTCCGCGCGCGACCGAATGCGCGCGAGCTCCCGAACGCCACCGTGACGGCGGTGCGCGGGACCGAACGGGTGGAGTCGGTGACGATTTCGCGCCACGACACGGGCCAGGAGGTCGACCAGGCCGCGGACGGCCTGTTCGTCTACATCGGGTTGCAGCCGAATTCGCGGCCCATCGCCGGGCTGGTCGACCTCGACCGCGACGGCCGCGTCGTCGTGGATGCCGGTCTCCAGACCTCCAGACAGGGGGCCTTTGCGGCGGGTGACGTGCGAAGCGGCACGGCGGCGATGCTCGCCGAGTCTGCAACCGACGGTGAGTCGGCGGCCGCCTCGGCGCTCGAGTTCCTTCGCGCACCCCGGTGA